One Micromonospora sp. FIMYZ51 genomic window carries:
- a CDS encoding extracellular solute-binding protein, which produces MTAHLSRRSLLGLAGLGAGTVLLGGCGRGESGGSAEPQTIKWWHIQDTEPMLPVWAEMARLYEVRHEHVTIKVEPRENEAFKAELAKVSRAGSPPDLFQSWGGGLLRQQVEAGLVRDITDEVAPWVGQLLPAALQPYTVDDRLYGVPFDLGMVGFWYNRDHFADAGITSPPTTWTQLLEAVGKLKDAGIVPIALAGKDKWPAHFYWAYLAMRVGGLGPLERAALDGNFDTPEFVTAGERFLDLVKLKPFQSGYRRAEYGSPDGQAAAIGNGEAAMELMGQWAPSIQASSSTSKRGIGSRLGFFTFPTVEGGKGEATDVLGGGNGFAVGRGAPSATVDFLRTLLRAENQRRAAQTGAVLPTNLAAVGQIKDPNNQVVAANLAVATGFQLYLDQAFPPKVGQQINDSVADLVAGTKRPDQIVKDITAVARSQ; this is translated from the coding sequence ATGACAGCGCACCTCTCTCGCAGGTCGTTACTCGGCCTGGCCGGTCTCGGCGCGGGCACCGTTCTGCTCGGAGGATGTGGGCGTGGGGAGTCTGGCGGCTCAGCGGAACCGCAGACCATCAAGTGGTGGCACATCCAGGACACCGAGCCCATGCTGCCGGTCTGGGCCGAGATGGCGCGGCTGTACGAGGTCCGGCACGAGCACGTCACGATCAAGGTCGAGCCGCGGGAGAACGAGGCGTTCAAGGCCGAGCTGGCCAAGGTGAGCCGGGCGGGGTCGCCGCCGGACCTGTTCCAGTCCTGGGGTGGTGGCCTGCTGCGTCAGCAGGTCGAGGCGGGCCTGGTCCGGGACATCACCGACGAGGTGGCGCCCTGGGTCGGCCAACTGCTGCCGGCGGCGTTGCAGCCGTACACGGTGGACGACCGTCTCTACGGCGTCCCGTTCGACCTGGGCATGGTGGGCTTCTGGTACAACCGGGACCACTTCGCCGACGCCGGCATCACCTCGCCGCCGACCACCTGGACGCAGCTGCTGGAGGCGGTCGGCAAGCTCAAGGACGCCGGGATCGTACCCATCGCGCTCGCCGGCAAGGACAAGTGGCCGGCGCACTTCTACTGGGCCTACCTGGCGATGCGGGTGGGCGGCCTGGGACCGCTGGAGCGCGCGGCCCTGGACGGCAACTTCGACACCCCGGAGTTCGTGACCGCCGGTGAGCGGTTCCTGGATCTGGTCAAACTCAAGCCGTTCCAGTCGGGTTACCGGCGCGCGGAGTACGGCTCACCGGACGGGCAGGCCGCAGCGATCGGCAACGGCGAGGCGGCCATGGAGCTGATGGGCCAGTGGGCCCCCTCGATCCAGGCGTCCTCGTCGACAAGCAAGCGGGGCATCGGCAGCCGCCTGGGCTTCTTCACCTTCCCGACCGTGGAGGGTGGCAAGGGCGAAGCCACCGACGTGCTCGGTGGCGGCAACGGCTTCGCGGTGGGCCGCGGCGCGCCGAGCGCGACCGTGGATTTCCTGCGCACGCTGTTGCGGGCGGAGAATCAGCGCAGGGCGGCCCAGACCGGTGCCGTGCTGCCCACCAACCTTGCTGCTGTCGGTCAGATCAAGGATCCGAACAACCAGGTGGTGGCGGCCAACCTGGCCGTCGCGACCGGGTTCCAGCTCTACCTCGACCAGGCGTTTCCGCCAAAGGTCGGGCAACAGATCAACGACAGCGTCGCCGACCTGGTCGCCGGCACCAAGCGGCCGGACCAGATCGTCAAGGACATCACCGCCGTGGCGAGGAGCCAGTAG
- a CDS encoding LacI family DNA-binding transcriptional regulator, with amino-acid sequence MAANDNRTVTIAAIARLAGVSVPTVSRVINGRSDVAPQTRARVEELLTRHGYRRRPPSMRASSGLLDLVFNDLDSPWAVEIIRGVEDVAHASGVGTVVSAIHRRTSSAKQWLDNIRTRSTEGVIFVTSTLEGPQQAELRRLNIPVVIVDPAGVPAQEAPTVGATNWAGSLRATEYLIGLGHRRIGFIAGPPQLMCSRARMDGYRAALEAAGIPIDDRLIQPGNFYHEAGFSGGVRLLGLAEPPTAIFASSDQMALGVYEAVRQRGLRVPDDISVVGFDDLPEVRWCSPPLTTVRQPLAEMGMLAARTVLRLAKGEKVESPRVELATELVIRDSAAAPRS; translated from the coding sequence GTGGCTGCCAACGACAACCGCACCGTGACCATCGCGGCGATCGCCCGCCTGGCCGGGGTGTCGGTGCCGACGGTGTCTCGGGTGATCAATGGTCGTTCGGATGTGGCTCCGCAGACTCGTGCGCGGGTGGAGGAGTTGCTGACGCGGCATGGGTATCGGCGTCGTCCGCCGAGTATGCGGGCGAGTTCGGGGTTGTTGGATCTGGTGTTCAATGATCTGGACAGTCCGTGGGCGGTGGAGATCATTCGGGGTGTCGAGGACGTGGCGCACGCGTCCGGGGTGGGCACCGTGGTCTCCGCCATCCACCGCCGCACCTCCTCGGCCAAGCAGTGGCTGGACAACATCCGGACCCGGTCCACCGAGGGGGTCATCTTCGTGACCTCCACCCTCGAAGGGCCGCAGCAGGCCGAGTTGCGGCGGCTCAACATTCCCGTGGTGATCGTGGACCCGGCCGGGGTGCCCGCCCAGGAGGCACCGACGGTCGGCGCCACCAACTGGGCCGGCAGCCTACGGGCGACCGAGTATCTGATCGGTCTGGGGCATCGGCGGATCGGGTTCATCGCCGGGCCGCCGCAGTTGATGTGCAGCCGGGCCCGGATGGACGGCTACCGGGCGGCACTGGAGGCGGCCGGCATCCCGATCGACGACCGGCTGATCCAGCCCGGCAACTTCTATCACGAGGCCGGTTTCTCCGGTGGGGTGCGGTTGTTGGGGTTGGCGGAGCCGCCGACGGCGATTTTCGCGTCGAGTGATCAGATGGCGTTGGGTGTGTACGAGGCGGTGCGGCAGCGGGGTCTGCGGGTGCCGGACGACATCAGTGTGGTGGGGTTCGATGATCTGCCGGAGGTGCGGTGGTGTTCGCCGCCGTTGACCACGGTGCGTCAGCCGTTGGCGGAGATGGGGATGTTGGCCGCGCGTACGGTGTTGCGGCTGGCCAAGGGGGAGAAGGTGGAGAGTCCGCGGGTCGAGTTGGCCACCGAACTCGTCATCCGGGACAGCGCGGCGGCACCACGCAGCTGA
- a CDS encoding LacI family DNA-binding transcriptional regulator: MAAREAPKVTISVIADLAGVSVPTVSRVINGRSDVAPQTRARVEELLTRHGYRRRPPSMRASSGLLDLVFNDLDSPWAVEIIRGVEDVAHASGVGTVVSAIHRRTSAAEQWLDGMRRRGTDGVIFVTSMVEPPLQDELRLLDIPVVVVDADGLPARDAPTIGATNWAGGLRATEYLIGLGHRRIGFIAGPPQLMCSRARMDGYRAALEAAGLSFDEKLVCPGDFYHETGFSGGVRLLGLAEPPTAIFASSDQMALGVYEAVRQRGLRVPDDISVVGFDDLPEVRWCSPPLTTVRQPLAEMGMLAARTVLRLAKGEKVESPRVELATELVIRDSATQAA, translated from the coding sequence GTGGCTGCCAGAGAAGCCCCCAAGGTCACCATCTCGGTGATCGCCGACTTGGCCGGGGTGTCGGTGCCGACGGTGTCTCGGGTGATCAATGGTCGTTCGGATGTGGCTCCGCAGACTCGTGCGCGGGTGGAGGAGTTGCTGACGCGGCATGGGTATCGGCGTCGTCCGCCGAGTATGCGGGCGAGTTCGGGGTTGTTGGATCTGGTGTTCAATGATCTGGACAGTCCGTGGGCGGTGGAGATCATTCGGGGTGTCGAGGACGTGGCGCACGCGTCCGGGGTGGGCACCGTGGTCTCCGCCATCCACCGCCGCACCTCCGCCGCCGAGCAGTGGCTGGACGGCATGCGCCGACGGGGCACCGACGGGGTCATCTTCGTGACCTCGATGGTGGAGCCCCCGTTGCAGGACGAGTTGCGTCTGCTCGACATCCCGGTGGTGGTCGTGGACGCCGACGGCCTGCCGGCTCGGGACGCGCCGACGATCGGGGCCACCAACTGGGCCGGCGGGCTGCGGGCCACCGAGTATCTGATCGGTCTGGGGCATCGGCGGATCGGGTTCATCGCCGGGCCGCCGCAGTTGATGTGCAGCCGGGCCCGGATGGACGGCTACCGGGCGGCACTGGAAGCCGCCGGGCTGAGCTTCGACGAGAAACTCGTCTGTCCCGGGGACTTCTATCACGAGACCGGTTTCTCCGGTGGGGTGCGGTTGTTGGGGTTGGCGGAGCCGCCGACGGCGATTTTCGCGTCGAGTGATCAGATGGCGTTGGGTGTGTACGAGGCGGTGCGGCAGCGGGGTCTGCGGGTGCCGGACGACATCAGTGTGGTGGGGTTCGATGATCTGCCGGAGGTGCGGTGGTGTTCGCCGCCGTTGACCACGGTGCGTCAGCCGTTGGCGGAGATGGGGATGTTGGCCGCGCGTACGGTGTTGCGGCTGGCCAAGGGGGAGAAGGTGGAGAGTCCGCGGGTCGAGTTGGCCACCGAACTCGTCATCCGCGACAGCGCCACCCAGGCCGCCTGA
- a CDS encoding NAD-dependent epimerase/dehydratase family protein has translation MRLLMLGGTGFVGGATVAEALHRGWSVTVFNRGRHGSPPAGVRRLVGDRTTADGRTALADGEWDIVVDTWDGAPRDARATARVLAGRIGHYVYVSSGSVYAPPVPLGATEQTPVVPADPDAADDGDYPTLKSGAERALREEFGERVLLARSGLILGPGEDIGRLPWWLTRIARGGDVLAPGPTDLPVQYIDVRDLAVFLLDAGAAGRDGAVNVVGRSGHTTMGELLTACVTATGANARLRWVEPEPILAAGVVPWNDLPIWVPPGHEYRWLQEMAVDRAYADGLTCRPVTETVADTWAWLRRVGDLPGRAGRPARAPVGLDPTREAALLGTSRAT, from the coding sequence ATGCGACTTCTCATGTTGGGCGGAACGGGATTCGTGGGTGGGGCGACGGTCGCGGAGGCGCTGCACCGGGGCTGGTCCGTCACCGTGTTCAACCGTGGCCGGCACGGCTCGCCGCCGGCCGGCGTACGACGACTTGTGGGTGACCGGACCACGGCCGACGGGCGGACCGCGCTTGCCGACGGGGAATGGGACATCGTCGTCGACACCTGGGACGGCGCGCCCCGCGACGCGCGGGCGACAGCGCGGGTCCTGGCCGGCCGGATCGGCCACTACGTCTACGTCTCCAGCGGCTCGGTCTACGCGCCACCGGTGCCGCTCGGGGCGACCGAGCAGACCCCGGTGGTACCGGCGGACCCGGATGCCGCCGACGACGGGGACTACCCGACCCTGAAGTCCGGTGCGGAACGGGCGCTGCGGGAGGAGTTCGGCGAACGTGTTCTGCTCGCCCGGTCCGGGCTGATCCTCGGCCCGGGAGAGGACATCGGCCGGCTGCCGTGGTGGCTGACTCGGATCGCCCGCGGCGGCGACGTCCTGGCACCGGGCCCGACCGACCTGCCGGTGCAGTACATCGACGTACGCGACCTGGCCGTCTTCCTGCTCGACGCCGGGGCCGCCGGGCGCGACGGTGCGGTGAACGTGGTGGGCCGCTCCGGGCACACCACGATGGGTGAGCTGCTCACCGCCTGCGTCACGGCAACCGGCGCGAACGCCCGGCTGCGCTGGGTCGAACCGGAACCGATCCTGGCCGCCGGTGTGGTGCCCTGGAACGACCTGCCGATCTGGGTCCCGCCGGGGCACGAGTACCGCTGGTTGCAGGAGATGGCCGTCGACCGGGCGTACGCCGACGGATTGACCTGCCGGCCGGTGACCGAGACCGTCGCGGACACCTGGGCGTGGCTGCGCCGGGTCGGCGACCTCCCGGGCCGGGCCGGTCGGCCGGCCCGAGCGCCGGTCGGCCTCGACCCGACGCGGGAGGCCGCGTTGCTCGGCACGAGCCGCGCGACCTGA
- a CDS encoding nitroreductase yields MGSGYSAEQLRVAATDAVRAPSLHNVQPWRFRLRDGGIEVLVDAARRLPATDPSGWGARVACGAALFNLRLALAVAGAPATVRLRPYPSEPDVVARLVPDLPRRPTPVEQSLYAAIARRFSNRAPFWPDPVPADARWQLGEAARAEFCWLELLIGVSAVNAFAEIAHSAHRVLERDPAYRAEREAWVRAAHAPDGVPVTAGGPLAEPQDLLPSRSFGGRPRAAGRDFEPEPLVAVLGSPGNTAIDQVVAGQALQRVLLTATDAGLSVSMMSQPVEVPSAREQLRMSLGRFGTPQMVMRIGYGQPGRPTPRRMVDEVLDLPVHHG; encoded by the coding sequence ATGGGGAGCGGTTACAGCGCTGAGCAGTTGCGGGTGGCGGCAACCGACGCGGTCCGCGCGCCGTCCCTGCACAACGTCCAGCCGTGGCGGTTCCGGCTGCGCGATGGCGGGATCGAGGTGCTGGTCGACGCGGCCCGCCGGTTGCCCGCCACCGATCCGAGCGGCTGGGGTGCCCGGGTCGCCTGCGGCGCGGCGCTGTTCAACCTGCGCCTGGCGCTGGCGGTGGCCGGCGCGCCGGCGACGGTCCGGCTGCGCCCGTACCCGTCGGAACCGGATGTGGTGGCCCGGCTGGTGCCGGACCTGCCGCGCCGGCCCACCCCCGTTGAGCAGAGCCTGTACGCGGCAATTGCCCGCCGGTTCAGCAACCGGGCCCCGTTCTGGCCCGATCCGGTACCGGCGGACGCGCGCTGGCAGCTCGGCGAGGCGGCCCGGGCCGAATTCTGCTGGTTGGAGTTGCTGATCGGGGTCAGCGCGGTCAACGCCTTCGCCGAGATCGCGCACAGCGCGCACCGGGTACTCGAACGCGATCCGGCCTACCGGGCGGAACGGGAGGCATGGGTCCGCGCTGCGCACGCACCCGACGGCGTACCCGTCACCGCCGGTGGCCCACTGGCCGAACCGCAGGACCTGCTTCCGTCCCGCAGCTTCGGCGGCCGGCCCCGGGCGGCCGGGCGCGACTTCGAGCCGGAGCCGCTGGTCGCGGTCCTCGGCTCGCCCGGCAACACCGCGATCGACCAGGTCGTCGCCGGGCAGGCCCTACAGCGGGTGCTGCTCACCGCCACCGACGCCGGCCTGTCGGTGTCGATGATGTCCCAGCCGGTCGAGGTGCCGTCCGCGCGGGAACAGCTCCGGATGTCGCTGGGGCGCTTCGGCACGCCGCAGATGGTCATGCGGATCGGGTACGGCCAACCCGGCCGGCCCACCCCTCGCCGGATGGTGGACGAGGTGCTGGACCTGCCGGTGCACCACGGATAG
- a CDS encoding response regulator transcription factor: protein MIRVFLLDDHEVVRRGLADLLHASGDIEVVGESGSAPEAARRIPALRPDVAILDARLPDGNGIDVCRDIRAVDSSIKGLILTSYEDDEALFAAIMAGASGYVLKQIRGTDLVDAVRRVAAGQSLLDPAITTRVLDRIRSGVEQPRELQALTEQERRILEYVAEGLTNREIAGKMFLAEKTVKNYVSSVLAKLGLERRTQAAVLATRLLGKGH from the coding sequence GTGATTCGGGTGTTCTTGCTGGACGACCACGAGGTGGTCCGTCGTGGTCTTGCTGATCTGCTGCACGCCAGCGGCGACATCGAGGTGGTCGGCGAGTCCGGCTCCGCCCCGGAGGCGGCGCGCCGGATTCCGGCGCTGCGGCCGGACGTGGCGATCCTCGACGCCCGGCTGCCCGACGGCAACGGCATCGACGTCTGCCGCGACATCCGGGCGGTGGACTCCTCGATCAAGGGGCTGATCCTCACCTCGTACGAGGACGACGAGGCACTCTTCGCCGCGATCATGGCCGGCGCCTCCGGGTACGTGCTCAAGCAGATCCGCGGCACCGACCTGGTCGACGCGGTACGCCGGGTCGCGGCCGGCCAGTCACTGCTCGACCCGGCGATCACCACCCGGGTTCTGGACCGCATCCGCAGCGGCGTGGAGCAGCCCCGCGAGTTGCAGGCGCTCACCGAGCAGGAACGGCGGATCCTGGAGTACGTCGCCGAAGGGCTGACCAACCGGGAGATCGCCGGCAAGATGTTCCTGGCCGAGAAGACGGTCAAGAACTACGTCTCAAGCGTGTTGGCCAAGCTCGGCCTGGAACGGCGCACCCAGGCCGCCGTGCTGGCCACCCGGCTGCTCGGCAAAGGCCACTGA
- a CDS encoding GAF domain-containing protein: protein MSPLSRVRLDELLQEMLDRVGEVVTSRERLRALLDAVVGIGTDLDLRSTLQRIVQSACELAGARYGALGVIGPDRLLHDFIVHGISPELHAKIGDLPHGRGVLGLLIDDPKPLRMPDITKHPDSYGFPPHHPPMHTFLGVPVRIRDQVFGNLYLAEKHGGAQFTEDDEEIVVALAAAAGVAIENARLYALAHRRERWLAATAEITSLLLGEVRRTDALTLVARRAREVAEAELALVLLYDDEADHFTVEVVDGAGTQARALAGTVLPAADTSFAEAIAQRRHDLVDDLAHAAPWPAVLHTGPAVISPLATADTLHGVLVIAYSAEHGGATDDDVVLLGSFAGQAALAMERARGQEEREQLVVLEDRERIARDLHDVVIQRLFATGLQLQSAVPLAARPELAKRINAAVDDLDATISDIRRTIFELRSPVSAALRTEIREAIEVATESLGFRPRLELTGPIDSAVPDAVRPDLTAVLREALSNAVRHAEASAVSVAVIAAATRVTVRVTDDGVGCDPTAARGGLVNLRERAERHGGTFEVRAAQPRGTELCWSVPLRD from the coding sequence CTGAGCCCGCTCTCCCGGGTCCGCCTGGACGAGCTGCTCCAGGAGATGCTCGACCGGGTCGGCGAGGTGGTGACCAGCCGGGAACGGCTGCGGGCGCTGCTCGACGCGGTCGTCGGGATCGGCACCGATCTCGACCTGCGCAGCACCCTGCAACGCATCGTGCAGTCGGCCTGCGAGCTGGCCGGCGCCCGCTACGGCGCGCTCGGCGTGATCGGCCCGGACCGGCTGCTGCACGACTTCATCGTGCACGGCATCTCGCCGGAGCTGCACGCCAAGATCGGCGACCTGCCGCACGGCCGAGGCGTACTCGGCCTGCTCATCGACGACCCGAAGCCGCTGCGGATGCCGGACATCACCAAGCATCCCGACTCGTACGGCTTCCCGCCGCACCACCCGCCGATGCACACCTTCCTCGGCGTGCCGGTCCGCATCCGCGACCAGGTCTTCGGCAACCTCTACCTGGCTGAGAAGCACGGCGGCGCGCAGTTCACCGAGGACGACGAGGAGATCGTCGTGGCGCTCGCGGCAGCGGCCGGCGTGGCGATCGAGAACGCCCGGCTGTACGCGCTGGCCCACCGGCGGGAACGCTGGCTCGCCGCCACCGCCGAGATCACCTCGCTGCTGCTCGGCGAGGTACGCCGGACCGACGCGCTGACCCTGGTGGCCCGTCGGGCGCGGGAGGTCGCCGAGGCCGAGCTGGCCCTGGTGCTGCTCTACGACGACGAGGCCGACCATTTCACCGTGGAGGTCGTCGACGGCGCGGGCACCCAGGCCCGTGCCCTGGCCGGCACCGTGCTACCGGCCGCCGACACCAGCTTCGCCGAGGCGATCGCGCAGCGGCGGCACGACCTGGTGGACGATCTCGCGCATGCCGCGCCGTGGCCGGCGGTGCTGCACACCGGGCCGGCGGTGATCTCCCCGCTGGCCACCGCCGACACGCTGCACGGCGTGCTGGTGATCGCGTACTCCGCCGAGCACGGTGGCGCGACCGACGACGACGTGGTGCTGCTGGGCAGCTTCGCCGGGCAGGCCGCGCTGGCCATGGAACGCGCCCGTGGCCAGGAGGAACGCGAGCAGTTGGTGGTCCTGGAGGACCGCGAGCGGATCGCCCGGGACCTGCACGACGTGGTCATCCAGCGGCTCTTCGCCACCGGCCTGCAATTGCAGAGCGCGGTGCCGTTGGCCGCCCGCCCCGAGCTGGCCAAGCGGATCAACGCGGCGGTCGACGACCTGGACGCCACCATCTCCGACATCCGGCGCACCATCTTCGAGCTGCGCAGCCCGGTGAGTGCGGCGCTGCGCACCGAGATCCGCGAGGCGATCGAGGTGGCCACCGAGTCGTTGGGCTTCCGCCCCCGGCTGGAGTTGACCGGGCCGATCGACAGCGCCGTCCCGGACGCGGTCCGTCCCGACCTCACCGCCGTGCTCCGCGAGGCCCTCTCCAACGCCGTACGCCACGCCGAGGCGTCGGCGGTGTCGGTGGCGGTGATCGCCGCCGCCACCCGGGTCACCGTCCGGGTCACCGACGACGGGGTGGGCTGCGATCCGACCGCCGCCCGGGGCGGGCTGGTGAACCTGCGCGAACGCGCCGAGCGCCACGGCGGCACGTTCGAGGTACGCGCAGCTCAGCCTCGCGGCACCGAGTTGTGCTGGTCGGTGCCGCTGCGGGACTGA
- a CDS encoding nitroreductase: MSHQTPATHRPLATALAEAAAMAGHAPSVHNTQPWRWRVLPEALELRMVRDRQLAATDPDAELVTLSCGAALHHARLALAAEGWTATVHRLPDPAEPELLARLTDPRPAGTDPDAMRSVQCMQVRHTDRRPVSDEPVSGDALNAIATAADGEGARLEILNRDQVLQLAAAASHAAAVEAEDPQLREELAYWTSRAGGVGLTPEVLPEEAPQTTVPGRDFGRPGNLPVGPGHDQAASYGVLHGDEETPVSWLRAGEALSAAWLAATRLGVSVVPLSGVVEVAGTRQILRQVLSGLGYPYLVLRLGVADPAHAGPPHTPRLPREQVVDTTAVDGTA, from the coding sequence ATGAGCCACCAGACGCCGGCTACCCACCGCCCGTTGGCCACCGCGCTCGCGGAGGCCGCCGCGATGGCCGGCCATGCCCCGTCGGTGCACAACACCCAGCCGTGGCGCTGGCGGGTGCTACCCGAGGCGCTGGAGCTGCGGATGGTGCGCGACCGCCAGCTGGCGGCCACCGACCCGGACGCCGAGCTGGTCACGCTGAGCTGCGGCGCCGCGCTGCACCACGCCCGACTGGCGCTGGCCGCCGAGGGCTGGACGGCCACCGTCCACCGGCTGCCCGACCCGGCCGAGCCGGAGCTGCTCGCCCGACTCACCGACCCACGCCCGGCCGGCACCGATCCGGACGCCATGCGCAGCGTGCAATGCATGCAGGTGCGGCACACCGACCGGCGGCCGGTCAGCGACGAGCCGGTCAGCGGTGACGCGCTGAACGCGATCGCCACCGCCGCCGATGGCGAGGGCGCCCGCCTGGAGATCCTCAACCGGGACCAGGTCCTGCAACTGGCCGCCGCCGCCTCGCACGCCGCCGCGGTCGAGGCGGAGGATCCGCAGCTGCGGGAGGAACTGGCCTACTGGACCAGCCGCGCGGGCGGGGTCGGGCTGACCCCGGAGGTGCTGCCCGAAGAGGCACCGCAAACCACCGTCCCGGGCCGGGACTTCGGCCGCCCCGGCAACCTGCCGGTCGGGCCGGGCCACGACCAGGCGGCCTCCTACGGCGTGCTGCACGGCGACGAGGAGACCCCGGTCAGCTGGCTGCGCGCGGGCGAGGCGCTCTCGGCCGCCTGGCTGGCCGCCACCCGGCTGGGAGTTTCCGTGGTGCCGCTGAGCGGGGTGGTGGAGGTGGCGGGCACCCGGCAGATCCTCCGGCAGGTGCTCTCCGGGCTCGGCTATCCGTACCTCGTCCTGCGCCTCGGGGTCGCGGACCCGGCCCACGCCGGCCCACCGCACACCCCACGGCTGCCGCGCGAGCAGGTGGTGGACACCACGGCGGTCGACGGCACCGCCTGA
- a CDS encoding heavy metal translocating P-type ATPase has protein sequence MGEQSAAGGSGRDERVDGPECLPERPVRSDRPEPGAAGGRPDSGAGGRAGRRRIRWGLWTPLTGLTGLVLVGAVLWLSGRSGAADAVWAVVTLTALLPAAVSVLRQLWRRRFGVDVIAVLALAGALGVGEYLAGAVIAVMLATGRTLEAYAQRRATRDLRALLERAPRTARRRTPDGGVEVVPVDRVAAGDRLLVGPGDVVAVDGVTEAPATLDESVVTGESRLVERAAGEAVASGVINAGAGFGLRATESAERSTYAGIVRLAQEATARKAPTVRLADRYAAAFVPFTLALAGLGWALSGDFIRAVAVLVVATPCPLLLATPIAIVSGLSRVARRGVLVRDGGSLEVLARARTLLVDKTGTLTAGRPRFAETVVAPGGEPDEVLRLAASVEQLSPHVLAAALVSQAGERGLRLTTPTEVTEEPGRGVRGRVDGRWIQVGQLASDLPGRTGHAGDLPGWAEQARSRAEAAGHSVVWVTDAGGPLGAVLFEDPVRPDASRAVSRLRAAGLSRIVMVTGDRPGTARRVADAVGVDDVLARCTPQEKVARVRAEAQRAVTVMVGDGVNDAPALAEAQVGVAMGATGATASADVADAVLTVDRLGPLADAVEVARYARRIAVQSATIGMGLAVLAMGFAAAGRLPPVAGAFLQEGIDVLVILNALRALGGGPRHSD, from the coding sequence GTGGGGGAGCAGTCGGCGGCGGGCGGGTCGGGGCGGGACGAGCGGGTGGACGGGCCCGAGTGCCTGCCGGAGCGGCCGGTGCGATCCGACCGGCCCGAGCCTGGGGCGGCGGGTGGCCGGCCGGACTCCGGGGCGGGTGGCCGGGCCGGTCGGCGGCGCATCCGGTGGGGGCTGTGGACGCCGCTGACCGGGCTCACCGGGTTGGTGCTGGTCGGGGCGGTGCTGTGGCTGTCCGGGCGGTCCGGCGCGGCCGACGCCGTCTGGGCGGTGGTGACGCTCACCGCGCTGCTGCCGGCGGCCGTCTCGGTGCTGCGGCAGCTGTGGCGGCGCCGGTTCGGCGTGGACGTGATCGCGGTCCTGGCGCTGGCTGGCGCGCTCGGCGTCGGGGAGTACCTGGCCGGTGCCGTGATCGCGGTGATGCTGGCCACCGGCCGGACGCTTGAGGCGTACGCGCAGCGCCGGGCGACCCGCGACCTGCGGGCCCTGCTCGAACGGGCACCGCGTACCGCGCGGCGGCGTACCCCCGACGGCGGCGTCGAGGTGGTGCCGGTGGACCGGGTGGCGGCGGGGGACCGGCTGCTGGTCGGCCCGGGTGACGTGGTTGCCGTCGACGGGGTCACCGAGGCACCGGCGACGCTCGACGAGTCGGTGGTCACCGGGGAGTCCCGGCTCGTCGAGCGGGCGGCCGGCGAGGCCGTGGCCAGCGGCGTGATCAACGCCGGTGCCGGGTTCGGGCTGCGGGCCACCGAGAGCGCCGAACGCAGCACGTACGCCGGGATCGTCCGGCTGGCCCAGGAGGCGACCGCGCGCAAGGCGCCCACGGTACGGCTGGCCGACCGGTACGCGGCGGCCTTCGTCCCGTTCACGCTGGCCCTGGCCGGTCTGGGCTGGGCGCTGTCCGGGGACTTCATCCGGGCGGTGGCGGTGCTTGTGGTGGCGACCCCGTGCCCGCTGCTGCTGGCCACCCCGATCGCCATCGTCTCCGGGCTGTCCCGGGTGGCCCGCCGGGGCGTTCTGGTACGCGACGGCGGTTCGCTTGAGGTGCTGGCCCGCGCCCGTACCCTGCTTGTCGACAAGACCGGCACGCTCACCGCCGGCCGGCCCAGATTCGCCGAGACCGTCGTCGCGCCCGGCGGCGAACCCGACGAGGTGCTGCGGCTGGCCGCCTCGGTGGAACAGCTCTCCCCGCACGTGCTGGCGGCGGCGCTGGTGTCCCAGGCCGGTGAGCGCGGATTGCGGCTGACCACCCCGACGGAGGTGACCGAGGAGCCGGGTCGGGGCGTGCGCGGCCGGGTCGACGGCCGCTGGATCCAGGTCGGCCAGCTCGCCAGCGATCTGCCCGGCCGGACCGGGCACGCCGGTGACCTGCCCGGGTGGGCGGAACAGGCCCGGTCCCGGGCCGAAGCGGCGGGACACTCGGTGGTCTGGGTGACCGACGCGGGTGGCCCGCTCGGCGCCGTCCTGTTCGAGGACCCGGTACGCCCCGACGCGTCCCGGGCCGTGTCCCGGCTGCGCGCCGCCGGGCTGTCCCGGATCGTGATGGTCACCGGGGACCGGCCGGGTACCGCCCGACGGGTCGCCGACGCGGTAGGCGTGGACGACGTACTGGCCCGGTGCACCCCGCAGGAGAAAGTGGCCCGGGTACGGGCCGAGGCGCAGCGGGCGGTCACCGTCATGGTCGGCGACGGGGTGAACGACGCTCCGGCGCTGGCCGAAGCGCAGGTGGGAGTGGCGATGGGGGCGACCGGGGCGACCGCCTCGGCCGATGTCGCGGACGCCGTACTGACCGTCGACCGGCTCGGTCCGCTCGCCGACGCCGTCGAGGTGGCCCGGTACGCCCGCCGGATCGCCGTGCAGAGCGCCACGATCGGGATGGGGCTGGCCGTCCTCGCGATGGGCTTCGCGGCGGCCGGCCGGCTGCCGCCGGTCGCCGGGGCGTTCCTCCAGGAGGGGATCGACGTGCTGGTGATCCTCAACGCGCTGCGCGCCCTGGGCGGCGGTCCCCGCCACTCGGACTGA